A genomic window from Haladaptatus caseinilyticus includes:
- a CDS encoding DUF5800 family protein translates to MTSLSFDDEGVDVVHEGTEFRMSKDLIEEATQKSYFDVTDHEVLRLVEKNPALGGQARRIGDIIR, encoded by the coding sequence ATGACTTCACTTTCATTCGACGACGAGGGTGTCGATGTAGTTCACGAGGGGACGGAGTTCCGGATGTCGAAAGACCTCATCGAGGAGGCGACCCAGAAGTCCTACTTCGACGTAACCGACCACGAGGTGCTTCGCCTCGTGGAAAAAAACCCAGCGCTCGGCGGACAGGCGCGACGAATCGGCGACATCATCCGATAG